Below is a window of Streptomyces sp. NBC_00223 DNA.
CACCACCTCTACCGCACCGCGCCCGACTGGCTGCTCCACCAGAAGGCCGCCGTCGACGCATGGCAGGAGATCGCCGCCAAGCGCAAGCGCAGCCTCCCCGCCGAGATGCGCGAAGTAGGCCGCCACCTGGGCATCATCGGCTGACTACAACGCAACGTAGCAGTACCTGAAGGCGTGCCAGGAACGCGAACTCCGCATGAGTACCTGCCGCTCCACCCTTCTCTTACGTTGTGCATGCGTTCAGCCGCACAGCGTAAGAGGGGCCGAGATGGCACACCGTACAGACGGAGAGCACCAGCGCCGACGCAACCTCGCCGACGCAGCAACCGGGCACCCGGTGGCCCGCCTGCTGCCCTGGCGTACTGAAGACGGCCGCCCCTGCTACCTGCTCACCGACGACAATCGTCTGGCAACGGTCGTCGACCAGATCGAAAGCGTCCAACTTGGCATGGGCCGCGGCGTACTCGGACATGCCCGGAAGATGCTCAGTGCCGATGGCCTCGGTCCCGACCTGTCCGCTGACGAACTGCGCCGGCTCGCCAACCGTCTGACCGAGTGCCTGGGCGACACCCTCCGCGTCGCCGAGTCACGCAAAGCTCGCCCGCTCGACGCCACCGGGTGAGCCGCAAGCGATCCGCCCCCAGATGCGGTTACTGCGACGCACGCGGCCATCTCCTGAAGCGGCGCCTGCCGGTGGTCCCGCAGAGGGGGCAAGGAATGGAGTGCGGCGGTCCCGGCATCGTCCCGGCGCGCCCATTGTCCTGATCACCGTTCCGGCGCTCTGCGCCGTGCACCAACTGCTTCCCCTCCTGAAGTAGCGGGCCCCTGGCCGGGACCGGCCCGCCCTTTCCGCCTTCCACGTCCGTCGCTGGCGGCCGGAAGCCACACCCCACTGACTTCTTCGGTTGCGTCCGCGACCGGAGCAACCCATCCCCATCCCAAACGGAGGAACGACCATGCACCCGCTTCATCACACCCCGTCAGCTCTTTCTCATGGCGGTAGTACCGCCGCCCTCGCAGCGCCCCACACCGGTGTGCGGGCGCGGGTGCGGCTGTTGACCGTGGCCCGTACCGCCGGCCTGCACCTGTCGCCCCAGGAGTCCGACCGTTCCCCGGACGGCGGGCGCATCCTACTGGGGGAGGCGGACGAGACGACCGTGAGAGCGCTGGGCGACCTCATCGTCGCCGCCCGGCACGCCACGCCGGTGCCCGTCACCCCGCCCTCCACCGGGAGTGCCGGTCAGCGGCTGCGGGAGGCCGCACGTGCGGTCGGTCTGGAACTGAACCCCGGCACACCCCGCACCGGGCCCGACGGACCCCGCTACCCCCTGGGCGAGGCCGACCACACCACCGTGTCCCGCCTGGCCGACCTGATCACCACCGGCCACACCCGCCTGCACCTGGCCGCCGACGACCTGCGCTTCGTCCTGGTCGCCCACGGCCTCAACGCCGAACAGGTCACCACCGAGGCCGGCACCGTGGTCTTCGGCTCCATCGACGTACCCGACGCCGGCACCCTCCTGCGCCTGCTGACCGGCGAGACCGGAAACGGCCCCGACTACTCCGACGACCCCCAGGGGTGCGAGGAACTGGCCGCACGGATCACCGACGCGGTGAAAGCCGTCACCGGCGGCGGCGACGTCAACGCCACCTACACCCCGTACTGCCCCCGCTGCAGCGAGGAAGCCGCCATCCTCCTGCACGGCCTCCCCCTCCCCCACATCGCGCGCCTGACCGACCACCTCACCCGCACCGCCGCATAGCGCACACACAGCGGGCGGAGGACCGGATCTGCGCTCCTCCGCCCGCCAACACCCCACCCCACCGCCACCGCCAGGAAGACCCCACTCCAGTGACCTCCAGCCACCGACTGCCCGGCGCGACCCCCGTTCCCTTCATCACCCTGCGCGAGAACGAGCACGACGTCTCCGACCGCTCGCTGGCCCTGCGACCGTTCCGCAACGGCCTGGGACTGTGCTACGCCGACGAGCAGGACGACGACCGCGACCCCAGCGGAATCCTTTACGCCCGCGTCACCCAAACCCGCAACCCCACCAACTGGCCCACCGGCAAACCCCACTGGAAACAGGTTCACCCCGCCCGGCAGCGCGAATGCGCCTCCGACATGCTGTGCCACGTCTGCAAGGAACAGCCCAGCCGCAACGAACTGGGCATTCTCTTCATCGATGTTCTCGGCCCCAAAGGCCGTGCCGAGGCGGCCCGGTTGGAGGGGATGCGGACGTTCCAGCCGCCCGTCTGCCTGCGCCACGCCAAAACCGCCATCGACCTGTGCCCCCACCTCCGACGCAACACCTTCGTCGCCATGCGCGTCGCCGCACCCCGCCTGGTCGGAATGCTCGGCACCCCCTACACCATCACCGGCCTCACCCTCACCCCCGCCCGCACCCCCAACGGCACCGCCGCGAAACCGGCGATCATCCCCTTCAACCACCCCCAACGCCACTACTTCCTCGGCGCCCAATACGCCATCCAACTCAACCAAGTAACCGTCATCGACCTCGACAACGAACTCGCCAAGGCAACCACCCGTGGACGAGTGACGATCACCTGACCAGCAAGCCCCGGGGGCCGGCCATGGCTCTCCGATTGGTGCGAGTTCACGAGAACGACAGATCACCCGGCGACAGCCTCCCGGCTGAGCGCACCGTCCGCTGTTGGCCGAACACCCAACGTATATCCGAACTCCCGGACGAGCAGTTGCCCCCGGCTCGGCACCGCCGGGCCACACCGCCATGGTTGAGCACCGCCGCAGCGGAAGGAGCGGAAGAAACAGCGGGCGAGCCGCCGCGTGCCCGCCGCGCGCCGCGTCAGGGGAGGGTCGAAGCCGACGTCCATCCACTTGAACCCAAGCATCGCGCCAGCGCCGACGAGCGACCGAGCGCGTCGCCGCTGCCGCCGCGCGCTCCGGAGCCCTTCTCCGGAGCGCTTCGCCCGTTGGCCACTGGGCGGGTCTGTGGTCCTTCTCGGGGGTGGGCGGCGCAGATGATCAGGTGGCCGGCGTGGCGCAGTTGAGCAGCGTGTCCAGTTGCGTCACCGTCTCGGTGGCGTCGGTGTGGTGGATGGTGTGGATGCCCAGGGCTTCGGCGGGTGGCAGGTTGATCGCGTGGTCGTCGACGAACACGCAGTCTTCGCCCGGTAGTTGTAGCTGTTCAAGGGTGTGCTGGTAGATGCCGGGATCGGGTTTGCGTACGCCGATCTGCTCGGACAGCACGATCGCGTCCCATTCCCCGTCCCACATCCCGAGTGCCTGGTAGGGGTTGTAGGGGGTCAGGCCGAAGCTGTTGGAGAGCATGGCGACCTTGATGCCGGCGGCGCGGGCGCGGCGTGCGGCGTCGACCATGCGGGGTTCCAGGGGGAGGTTCGCCAGGGCGCGTCGCATCAGGTCCGTGGGGTCGATGCGGAGGATGCCGCCGATGACCTGGTTCCACTGTTCCTGGGTGGCTTCGCCGACCTCCAGTGCCTTGTAGATCGCCACCCCGTCCGGATGCTCGTCCAGTGCGTGGAAGTAGGTGCCGGGGACCAGGCCCTCGCTGCGCTCGAAGGCTTCGCCGTTGAGCCGCATCCGGATGGTGAGGACGCCCCCGAAGTCGAGGATCAGGCCGCGGTAGGCCATGACTGGCTCCTTACGCATGTGACTCACCCCCGGGGTGGGTACGCGGGCACGCTTCGCCACGGATGGTAGCCGCCGGCCGGATGCTCTCGCCTTCCCGGGCCAGGACGAGCACGACTGTCTTGGCGGCCACGCGGCCGGACGGGGACGTGCCCGTGGACGAGTACCAGGCAGCGGTGGACGCCGGTACACCGCCCGCCCCCAACCCGGCGGTCGAGGCAGCGCGACTACGGTCCTCGGCGCTGCATCTCTTCGCTCGGGACACACGAGGACGCCGCAGCCTCCGCCCCAAGTCACGCTGGCCGAGGCTGACAAGCCCCGGCGCCCGCGGTGAGATCGTCCGTAGAAATCACCGCAGACGAGCAGCCGCTGGAACAAGTGCAGGCCGTCTTCGCCTTCCGTGAGAGCGACATGCGACTCGGGCGTCAGCTCGCGAGCGCCTGGCCGAGCCTCGCGTGGGCGGCGCCGGGAAGCGACTGGTGCAGGGTTTCGGCCCGGGACCGGACGAGTCCGTCGCGGTACGCCTCCGGCAGCCGCTCCCAGACGCCGACCGCCTTGTCGGCTGCCGCGGTCGGGTCGCCGTCCGCGTTCAGGCAGGTCGCGGCGTCCATCTCCAGCAGGGCGCGGGTCATGACGGATGGCGAGCGGGTGAGGGCGAGCGCGGCTTCCTGCTCGGCGTAAGCCTCGCGGGTGCGGCCCAGGAGGGTGAACGCCTGGGACAGGTGGACGTGGTGCTTCTGTTGCGGGTAACCGAACCATGTGTCGGCGGCCTGAGTACCGTCCAGGTGTTCCGCGATGAGACGGGCGTCGGCGACCGCTCGAAGTGCGCCCTGCTGGTCGCCCGTTGACGCGAGAGCCCGGGCGGTGACGGCAGCGGCGAGGGCCGCTGCGGCCGAGGGGGTCTGGCCGGCCTCGGCGCGGGCCCGGGTGGCGAGGTCGGCCGCCGCCTCCGGGGCGCCGTAGTTGAGGGGGACCATCGCGTGCCGGGCCAGCGCCCAGGCCAGCATCTGCCGGTCACCGGACTCACGGGCCGCCTGCTGGGCGGTGGTGAACCAACCGTGCGAGTCGCGCTGGTCACTGCGGTCATGCTGGATGATCGCCACCAGCCCCGTGATCCCGGCCGCCGTACGGGCCAAGTCCGCCCGCACCCCGGCAGCATGGGGACGGCTGAGCACGTCCCGCAGCAGATCGAGGTCACCGCGCATCTGCGCCAGGACAACAGTCGGTGGACGACCACGATAGCCACCGCGATGCCGCTCGAACGCCCCGTCGAGATACGCGAGATCACCGGCATCGGACCCGGACAGCGCCGCGTCGATCCCCTGCCGCGCCTCAGCGATCCCCGGCAGCGCAACCGCACCCGTCGCCGCAACAGCCGCCACGCCCAGGAACCTTCGCCGATCCACCTCCGTGCCCTCCTCTCCCGAATCCGCCCCGGCCAGACGCTGAAGCCTCCGCAGTTGCCTGCTCACCCGCACCGCCTGGGTGATCTCCTCGACCGACATGCCGTACGCCTGGGCCAACAGCGCGTGCCGGGCGGGGATCGGTAAGCGGCGCTCGGTCTCCCAGCGCTTCAAGTTCTCAGGGTCAAACCAGCGGGCGGGCCCCCGCCGCTGCGCCGCGTCAGGGGAGGGAAGGCGGGGTCTTCGCCGGGGAGGAGGCCAGGGCGGAGAGGGCCAGGGCGATCGCCGTGTCCAGCTGGGGGTCGCGGCCGGCCGCCCAGTCGGCCGGGCCGTGCGGCACCTCGACGTCCGGATCGACGCCGTGGTTCTCCACGCCCCACCCCACCCCCTCCATCCACATCGCGTACTTCGGCTGCGTGACCGCCGTCCCGTCCACCAGGTGGTACCGGTTGTCGATCCCGATGACCCCGCCCCAGGTGCGCGTGCCGACCACCGGGCCGATGCCGAGCGCGCGGATCGCCCCGTTGACGATGTCCCCGTCCGAGCCGGAGAACTCGTTGGCGACCGCGACCACCGGCCCGCGCGGCGCGTCCTGCGGATAGCTGAACGGCCGTCCGCCGCGCGGCAGGTCCCAGCCGATCACCCGGCGGGCCAGCTTCTCCACGACGAGCTGCGAGGTGTGCCCGCCGCGGTTCTCCCGCACGTCCACGACCAGGCCCTCGCGGGCGACCTCGACCCGCAGGTCGCGGTGGAGCTGGGCCCAGCCGCTGCTGACCATGTCCGGCACGTGCAGATAGCCCAGCCGCCCGCCGGACGCCTCGTGCACATGGGCCCGGCGCCCGGCCACCCAGTCGTGGTAGCGCAGCGGCTCCTCGTCGGCCACCGGCACCGCGACGACATGCCGTACGGGACCGCCCGCCGCGGGCGCCACCGTCAGCTCCACCGGCTTGCCCGCCGTACCGACCAGCAGCGGTCCAGGACCGGTCACCGGGTCCACCGGGTGGCCGTCGACCGCGAGCAGCGTGTCCCCGGCGCGGACCGCCACGCCCGGCGCGGCCAGCGGGGAGCGCGCCTGCGGGTCGGAGGACTCACCGGGCAGCACCCGTGCGATCCGCCAACTGCCGTCCTCCGCGCGGGCGAGGTCCGCGCCGAGCAGCCCCTGCCGGTGCAGCGGGTCGCGGTAGCCTCCGGGTGCGGTGACATACGCGTGCGAGGTGCGCAGTTCGCCGTGCAGCTCCCAGATCAGATCGACCAGGTCGTCGTGCGTGGCGATCCGGTCGAGCAGCGGGCGGTAGCGCTCGCCGAGCGCGTCCCAGTCCAGACCGCCCATGTCGGCGCGCCAGAAGTTGTCGCGGGCCAGGCGGTGCGCCTCGTCGTACATCTGCCGCCACTCGCGCGCGGGCCGGACGGTCACCCGGATACGGGACAGGTCGACCGACACCGAACCGTCCGAGTCGTCATCGGCCTTGCTGTCGGCCGGCACCACCCGCAGCCGTCCGCCGCCGGAGATCAGCACCCTGGCGCCGTCGCCGGTCACCGCGAAGTCGTCGGCGTCCTCGGCGATCTCCTCGGTGCGCAACTGCCCCAGGTCGTAACGCTCCAGGGCCGTCCCCGGCGGCTGCGCCTCGGGCGTGGCCAGCGAGGAGCCGAGGGTGCCGACCAGCGGGTGGCGCAGCCACAGCACCCCGCCCTTGGCCGCGCGCAGCCCCGAGTAGCGCCCGGCCTCGACAGGGAAGGGCACGATCCGGTCGGCCAGCCCGTCGGCGTCCACCTTGGTGGCGGGCGTACGCGGCCGGTCGCCCTTCTTGTCGCCGTCCTCGGCGGCCTTCTCCTTCTCCTCCGCCGTGGTGTCCGGCTCGTCGTGGTCCGTGTCGTACGGCCGCCCGTGCCGCTGCGGCCCGAAGGGCGAGGGCGTGGTCGCGGCCAGCGTGATCAGGTACGGGCGGCAGGCGTTGGGGAAGGACAGGTCGAAGACATGGGCGTCGTACACCGGGTCGAAGGCGCGCTCGGAGAGGAACGCCAGGTGCTTGCCGTCGAGGGTGAAGGCGGGCGCGAAGTCGTTGAAGCGCAGCGGGGTCGCGTCGATGACGGTCAGGTCGGCGGTCGAGGCGAGCCTGAGCTGCCGCAGCGAGCCGGGGCCGGGGTGGGACCAGGCGAGCCACGCCGAGTCGGGTGAGAAGGCGAGGTCGGTGGCGTCGCCCGCGTCGCCCGCCACCACTTCCCGTACCTCGCCGGTCTGGGTCTCGACCAGCAGCACCCGGCCGTCGTGCGAGGCGACCGCGATCCGGTGGCCGTCGGGCGAGACCTCGATCTCGTGCACCCGGCCGATCCGGCCCGCGGCGAGCCTGCGCGGGGCGGTGCCCGCGGGCAGTCCGGTGGCCGGGGAGACCTCCAGCGCGTCGTCGCCGCCGGCGTCGGTGACCCAGACGACCTGCTGGTCGCCGTCGCCGCCGCCCTGGGCGAAGACCCGCGGATGGCGGGTGCGTACACCGGGCTCGGCCGCCAGCGCCCGCGCCGGGCCTCCCCTGTGGGTCACCCAGTGCGTGGTGCCGCGGATCTCCACGGCGCTGCCGCGGCCGGTGTGGTCCGGCCGCGCGTCGCCCAAGTGGTGGGCGGCGCGCACCGGGTGGGGCTGGAGGTCGGCGCGCTGGCCGCCGAGCGCGATGTCGATCGGCCGGGGCTCGGCGCCGTCGAGGTCGTCCAGCAGGTGGATACGGCCCGCCGCGGCGTACGCGACCCGGGTGCCGTCGGTCGCGGCCTGCCGGGCGTAGAACTCGCCGAGCGGGCTGTGCCGGCGCAGGTCGGTGCCGTCGGGCAGGCTGGAGTACAGGGCGCCCTGGCCCTCGTGGTCGGACAGGAAGGCGATCCGCCCGCCGACCCACAGCGGACACTCGATGTTGCCGTCGAGGTCGGCGTGCACCCGGGTGAACTCACCGCTCGCCGCGCGCTCGCCGTCGGCCGCGAGCCAGAGCTTGCCCGCGGTGCCGCCGCGGTACCCCTTCCAGTACGCGGCCTCGCGGCCCATCGTCACGGTCTGGAGCAGCACCGCGCCGTCCGGGCCGTAGGCGAGGTCGCCGACCGGGCCGTACGGGAGCCGTTCGCCGGGCCCGCCGTCCAGCGGCAGCCGCCGGGCCCAGGTCCGGCGCAGCGACGCCTCGCCCTCGGCGGTGATGACGACGAGATCGCCCTCGGGGGTCCAGGCCCGCACACCGGTACGGACGTTGCCCCAGTACGTGAGGCGCCGGGACGGGCCGCCCTGCACGGGGGCGACATGCACCTCGGGGGCGCCGTCACGGCTCGACGTCCACGCGATCAGCCCGCCGTCGGGCGCGATTCTCGGCCGGCCCACCGGCATGTTGTCCGCGCTGGCCCGCCACGCCCGGCCGCCGTCCAGCGGCGCCACCCACACGTCGTCCTCAGCGGTGAAGGCGATGAGGTCGCCGTGCGGATGAGGGCTTCTGAGATACGAGGGCTCGCCGGACCGCGGCGTCGTGGCGTCGTGTCCCGTCGTGGACTTCGTCGCGGGCTTCGGCGTGGGCTTCGGCGTCGGGTGCGTCACAGCGCCCACCTAATCACGATCAACTCGTCGACGTGGTGCGGCTGCCGCAGTTGCCCAGGCCCCGTACGTCGAAGACCGTACGGCCGCCGACCACCGCGGTGAGATGGCCTCTGACGCATGTCTGGGCCCACTGCTCGGTCACCTCCCCCCGTACGGTGATCTTCTTCTGGTCGTTGGTACGGCCCAGGCAGTCGACCTTCGCCTCGTTCTTGGCGGTGGAGGCGTTGCACGACAGCCACTGGACGTCCACGTCGTTCTTCTTCAGCGCGTGGGTGGCGAGTTGGTCGGTGGTGATGGACACGGTGCTGCTGGCCAGGCCGTCGGCGGGTTCGCACCCGGTGGCGGCCAGGAGGACGGTTAAGACGGCCGCGGCCGCGGCGAGATGGGGCCAAGTGCTTACGTTTCGGCGCATGCTTCCACGGTGGGGGCGCGGGGGTTCCGGGTCCATCCCCCATACGGCGGACCCGCCCTTAAGGGACGTGTCGGCCGCCCTCGTCCCCAGGGACCGCGTTGTGGCCTGCGGCCGGCGGCAGGTGTACGCGCGGAAGTACGCGCGACGGCCGCTGCGTTGTGGCCTGCGGCCGGCGGACGAGGGACTGACGCCCGGCGTCGGGCCCGCGCGGGGCTGCCGCCGGGCGGCGGGTGCCCATGGGGTGGTTACGACCAGCGAACGGTCCGCGCGGGGCTGCCGCCCACAGGCGGCAGGCAGGCACGGGACTTACGACCAGCGGCGGGCCCGCGCGAGGGCTGAGGCCCGGCCGCGGGCCCGCGCGGGGGCTGCCGCCCAGAAGCGGGCGCAGACGCGGGACTTACGCCCGGCGGCCGATCCGCGCGGCTGACACCCGGCAGCGGCACACACGGGGTGGGCGCTGCCGCCCGACGGCCGGTCTCGACGAGGTGGCTACGACCAGCGGCCAGCCTGCGGGGGGGCTGAGACCCGGCCGCAGGCCCGCGCCGAGGGCTGCCGCCCAGAGGCGGGTGCAGGAATGGGACTTACGACCAGCGGACGTTTCACGCGCAGGCTGACATCCGGCGGCGCGCACGGGGTGGGGGCTGTCGCCCCGGCGGGCCGTCTCGACGGGGTGGTCAGGACCAGCGGCCGGTGCGGGCGAGCAGTAGGGAGACCGCGGCGACTCCCGCCGTGGACGTCCGCAGGACCGTCGGGCCCAGCCGGTAGGCCGGTGCTCCGGCGGCGGCGAAGGCGGCCAGTTCGTCCGGGGAGACCCCGCCCTCCGGCCCGACCACCAGGACGACCGAGCCGAACGATGGCAGTTCGGCCGTCGCCAGGGGGGCGGAGCCCTCCTCGTGCAGGACCCCCGCGAAGTCCGCGTCAGCGAGGAGCGCGGCGACCTGACGGGTCGTCAACACCTCCGCCACGGACGGGAACCGCAGGCGCCGGGCCTGCTTGGCCGCCTCGCGGGCCGTGGAACGCCACTTGCCCAGGGACTTGGCCCCCCGCTCCCCCCGCCACTGCGTGACACAGCGCGCCGCCGCCCACGGCACGACGGCGTCGACCCCCGCCTCCGTCATCGTCTCGACGGCCAACTCGCCCCGGTCGCCCTTGGGCAGGGCCTGCACGACGGTGATACGGGCGGCGGGCTCGGCCTCCTCCCGCAGGGTGCGGACGTCCACGTCCAGTACGTCCTTGCCGGTGACCGAGGCGACGACCCCGTACGCGCCGCGCCCCTCCCCGTCCGTCAGGACGACCTCCTCGCCGGGCTGGAGCCGCCGTACGGAGACCGCGTGCCGACCTTCAGAACCGGACAGCGTCAGCCGGGACGGCGAGCCGTCCAGCACGGCGGGTTCGACGAGGAAAACGGGCGCGGTCATGCGCGGGCCTCCCGGGCGGCGTCGAACTCGGCGACAAGGGTCTCCATGAGCGCGCCCGCGGACAGTTCACGGGCCAGCCGATGGCCCTGGCCCGCCCACAGGGCCATGCCCTGCGGGTCGCCCGCCGCGGCCGAAGCCTTGCGCAGCGGCGCGGCCAGGTGGTGGATCTGCGGGTAGCCGGGCGGGGCGTACGGGCCGTGCTCGCGCAGGAAACGGTTGACCAGGCCGCGGGCCGGGCGCCCGGAGAAGGCCCGGGTGAGCGCGGTACGGCCGAACACGGGGTCGGTGAGCGCCTTCTTGTGCAGGGGGTGCGCGCCGGACTCGGGGCAGGCCACGAACGCCGTGCCGAGCTGCGCCGCGTCCGCGCCCGCCGCGAGCACCGCGGCGATCTGGCCGCCGCGCATCAGGCCGCCCGCGGCGATCAGCGGGAGGTGGACGGCCTCGCGGACCTGCGGGATCAGGGCGAGCAGGCCGATGCCGGCGGTGTCGAGTTCGGGGTCGTCGCGGTGCGTGCCCTGGTGGCCGCCGGCCTCGACGCCCTGGACGCACACGGCGTCGGCGCCCGCCCACTGCGCGGCCAGCGCCTCGGCGGGCGAGGTGACGGTGACCACGGTGTACGTGCCCGCCTTCGCGAAGGCTTCGAGCACGGCGCGGTCGGGGCAGCCGAAGGTGAAGCTGACCACCGGGACGGGGTCCTCCAGGAGGATCGCGACCTTGGCGTCGTAGCCGTCGTCGCCGCCCGTGTCGGGGTCGCCGAGAGCGGTGGCGTACCAGGCGGCCTCTCCGGCGAGCTGTTCCGCGTACACGGCGACGGCGGAGGGGTCGACGGTGTCGGGCTGCGGCATGAACAGGTTCACGCCGAACGGCTGCGAGCTCAGGTCGCGCAGCTGGCGGATCTCCTCGTACATCGCCTCGGACGTCTTGTACCCGGCGGCCAGGAAGCCGAGGCCCCCGGCCGCGCCGACCGCGGCGGCGAGCCGCGGGTTCGACGGGCCGCCGGCCATCGGCGCCTGGACGATCGGGTACGCCGAGAAGGAGGGGAGGGCGGTTTGCGGGGGCATGCGGCCATCGTGCCATGCGCCCCCACGAACAGTTCGCGCCCCCACCCGGCGGGACGCCGGGGTCCGCCCCGCAACCCCGCGCCGGGGACGAAGGGCACCCCCTTCAAACCCGCCGCAACGGCGAGACGCTGGACGCCGCAGCCCGGCGGCGCCCAACCGCCCCGCACGGCACCGCCGGACCACACCGCCGTGGCTGAGCACCGTCGCGGCGGAAAGAGGGGGACGCACGGCCCCCACCACCCCCGCGCCGGGGCAGGGCAAGGGGCGCTCCTTTGAACCGCCGCAACGGCGAGACGCTGGACGCCGCAGCCCGACGGCGCCCAACCGCCCCGCACGGCACGCGGAACACCGGGCCCCGCCCGGAACGGCACCGCCGGACCACGCTGCCGTGGCTGAGCACCGTCGCGGCGGAAAGAGGGGGCCGCACGGCCCCCACCACCCCCGCGCCGGGGACGAAGGGCGCCCCCCTTCAAACCCGCCGCAACGGCGGGAAGCGAAACGCCGCAGCCCGGCGGCGCCCAACCGACCCGCACCCGGGACACCGGGCCCCGCGCCGGCGCC
It encodes the following:
- a CDS encoding 16S rRNA (uracil(1498)-N(3))-methyltransferase, translated to MTAPVFLVEPAVLDGSPSRLTLSGSEGRHAVSVRRLQPGEEVVLTDGEGRGAYGVVASVTGKDVLDVDVRTLREEAEPAARITVVQALPKGDRGELAVETMTEAGVDAVVPWAAARCVTQWRGERGAKSLGKWRSTAREAAKQARRLRFPSVAEVLTTRQVAALLADADFAGVLHEEGSAPLATAELPSFGSVVLVVGPEGGVSPDELAAFAAAGAPAYRLGPTVLRTSTAGVAAVSLLLARTGRWS
- a CDS encoding S41 family peptidase, with the translated sequence MAFTAEDDVWVAPLDGGRAWRASADNMPVGRPRIAPDGGLIAWTSSRDGAPEVHVAPVQGGPSRRLTYWGNVRTGVRAWTPEGDLVVITAEGEASLRRTWARRLPLDGGPGERLPYGPVGDLAYGPDGAVLLQTVTMGREAAYWKGYRGGTAGKLWLAADGERAASGEFTRVHADLDGNIECPLWVGGRIAFLSDHEGQGALYSSLPDGTDLRRHSPLGEFYARQAATDGTRVAYAAAGRIHLLDDLDGAEPRPIDIALGGQRADLQPHPVRAAHHLGDARPDHTGRGSAVEIRGTTHWVTHRGGPARALAAEPGVRTRHPRVFAQGGGDGDQQVVWVTDAGGDDALEVSPATGLPAGTAPRRLAAGRIGRVHEIEVSPDGHRIAVASHDGRVLLVETQTGEVREVVAGDAGDATDLAFSPDSAWLAWSHPGPGSLRQLRLASTADLTVIDATPLRFNDFAPAFTLDGKHLAFLSERAFDPVYDAHVFDLSFPNACRPYLITLAATTPSPFGPQRHGRPYDTDHDEPDTTAEEKEKAAEDGDKKGDRPRTPATKVDADGLADRIVPFPVEAGRYSGLRAAKGGVLWLRHPLVGTLGSSLATPEAQPPGTALERYDLGQLRTEEIAEDADDFAVTGDGARVLISGGGRLRVVPADSKADDDSDGSVSVDLSRIRVTVRPAREWRQMYDEAHRLARDNFWRADMGGLDWDALGERYRPLLDRIATHDDLVDLIWELHGELRTSHAYVTAPGGYRDPLHRQGLLGADLARAEDGSWRIARVLPGESSDPQARSPLAAPGVAVRAGDTLLAVDGHPVDPVTGPGPLLVGTAGKPVELTVAPAAGGPVRHVVAVPVADEEPLRYHDWVAGRRAHVHEASGGRLGYLHVPDMVSSGWAQLHRDLRVEVAREGLVVDVRENRGGHTSQLVVEKLARRVIGWDLPRGGRPFSYPQDAPRGPVVAVANEFSGSDGDIVNGAIRALGIGPVVGTRTWGGVIGIDNRYHLVDGTAVTQPKYAMWMEGVGWGVENHGVDPDVEVPHGPADWAAGRDPQLDTAIALALSALASSPAKTPPSLP
- a CDS encoding HAD-IA family hydrolase; translation: MAYRGLILDFGGVLTIRMRLNGEAFERSEGLVPGTYFHALDEHPDGVAIYKALEVGEATQEQWNQVIGGILRIDPTDLMRRALANLPLEPRMVDAARRARAAGIKVAMLSNSFGLTPYNPYQALGMWDGEWDAIVLSEQIGVRKPDPGIYQHTLEQLQLPGEDCVFVDDHAINLPPAEALGIHTIHHTDATETVTQLDTLLNCATPAT
- a CDS encoding nitronate monooxygenase, producing MPPQTALPSFSAYPIVQAPMAGGPSNPRLAAAVGAAGGLGFLAAGYKTSEAMYEEIRQLRDLSSQPFGVNLFMPQPDTVDPSAVAVYAEQLAGEAAWYATALGDPDTGGDDGYDAKVAILLEDPVPVVSFTFGCPDRAVLEAFAKAGTYTVVTVTSPAEALAAQWAGADAVCVQGVEAGGHQGTHRDDPELDTAGIGLLALIPQVREAVHLPLIAAGGLMRGGQIAAVLAAGADAAQLGTAFVACPESGAHPLHKKALTDPVFGRTALTRAFSGRPARGLVNRFLREHGPYAPPGYPQIHHLAAPLRKASAAAGDPQGMALWAGQGHRLARELSAGALMETLVAEFDAAREARA
- a CDS encoding transcriptional regulator; the encoded protein is MKRWETERRLPIPARHALLAQAYGMSVEEITQAVRVSRQLRRLQRLAGADSGEEGTEVDRRRFLGVAAVAATGAVALPGIAEARQGIDAALSGSDAGDLAYLDGAFERHRGGYRGRPPTVVLAQMRGDLDLLRDVLSRPHAAGVRADLARTAAGITGLVAIIQHDRSDQRDSHGWFTTAQQAARESGDRQMLAWALARHAMVPLNYGAPEAAADLATRARAEAGQTPSAAAALAAAVTARALASTGDQQGALRAVADARLIAEHLDGTQAADTWFGYPQQKHHVHLSQAFTLLGRTREAYAEQEAALALTRSPSVMTRALLEMDAATCLNADGDPTAAADKAVGVWERLPEAYRDGLVRSRAETLHQSLPGAAHARLGQALAS